One Flagellimonas sp. CMM7 genomic region harbors:
- the hisG gene encoding ATP phosphoribosyltransferase → MTKIRIAVQKSGRLNEDSLKLLKDCGISIDNGKDQLKATARNFPLEVLYLRNGDIPQYLRDGVVDIAILGENVLVEKGADITIAEKLNFSKCRVCLAVPKAVTYNSVQDLEGKRIATSYPNTVNDYLKSKGVTADLHIINGSVEIAPNIGLADGICDIVSSGSTLFKNNLKEVEVILKSEAVLAVSPKISEERKEILEKLRFRIKSVLQGRQNKYVLLNAPNDKLDKIVALLPGMRSPTVLPLAEEGWSSVHTVIKKDTFWEVIDELKLAGAEGILVCPIEKMVL, encoded by the coding sequence ATGACTAAAATTAGAATTGCTGTTCAAAAAAGTGGACGTTTAAACGAAGATTCCTTAAAGCTTTTAAAAGATTGCGGAATTTCCATAGATAATGGTAAGGATCAACTAAAGGCTACGGCACGCAACTTTCCTTTAGAGGTGTTATATCTTAGAAATGGTGATATTCCTCAATATCTGCGAGATGGTGTAGTTGATATTGCTATCCTAGGAGAAAACGTTTTGGTAGAAAAAGGAGCGGACATTACCATAGCTGAAAAACTAAATTTTTCAAAATGCAGAGTCTGTTTGGCCGTACCTAAAGCTGTAACATATAATTCCGTTCAGGATTTAGAAGGTAAACGTATTGCTACTTCCTACCCAAATACGGTCAATGATTATTTAAAGTCAAAAGGAGTGACCGCTGATCTGCATATTATCAATGGGTCGGTTGAGATAGCACCCAATATTGGTTTAGCGGATGGTATTTGCGATATTGTTTCCAGTGGAAGCACCCTCTTTAAAAACAATTTGAAAGAAGTTGAAGTAATTTTAAAAAGCGAAGCAGTATTGGCTGTATCGCCAAAGATTTCTGAAGAACGGAAAGAGATTTTAGAAAAGCTTCGATTTAGGATTAAATCAGTATTGCAAGGAAGGCAAAACAAGTATGTATTGTTAAATGCGCCCAATGATAAACTAGATAAGATTGTTGCTTTATTACCTGGAATGCGAAGTCCAACGGTTTTGCCATTGGCTGAAGAAGGTTGGAGTTCAGTACATACCGTAATTAAGAAGGACACTTTTTGGGAGGTTATAGACGAATTAAAGTTGGCTGGAGCAGAAGGGATTTTGGTTTGTCCAATTGAAAAAATGGTGTTGTAA
- a CDS encoding prohibitin family protein: MDRLPKIALPVIAIIIFVVILVSKSAITIGSGEAGVLYKTFGGGVVTDQPALGEGFHLVAPWNRVYVYEVRQQEVFEKMQVLSSNGLEIKLDASAWFQPKYEDLGKLHQEKGESYVERVLLPTIRSAARSVVGRYTPEQLYSSKRDAIQQEIFEETKKIVDGQYIQLNEVLVRDVTLPPTIKEAIERKLKQEQESLEYEFRLVTASKEAEKVRIEAQGKADANRILSASLTDKILQDKGIDATLELSKSPNSKVVIVGSGDSGLPLILGNN, from the coding sequence ATGGATAGATTACCAAAGATTGCATTACCAGTAATAGCAATCATAATTTTTGTAGTTATTTTAGTTTCTAAATCAGCCATTACCATTGGTTCTGGTGAAGCAGGTGTGCTTTATAAAACTTTTGGTGGCGGTGTAGTAACTGATCAACCAGCTTTAGGAGAAGGTTTTCACTTGGTTGCCCCTTGGAACAGGGTTTATGTTTATGAAGTAAGGCAACAAGAGGTATTTGAAAAAATGCAGGTTCTTTCTTCTAATGGATTGGAAATAAAACTGGATGCTTCTGCATGGTTTCAACCAAAATATGAAGATTTAGGGAAGTTGCACCAAGAAAAAGGCGAGTCTTATGTGGAGCGTGTACTGCTTCCTACCATTCGTTCCGCGGCAAGAAGTGTTGTTGGGCGTTATACTCCAGAGCAATTGTATTCTAGTAAAAGAGATGCTATTCAGCAAGAAATTTTTGAGGAAACCAAGAAAATTGTGGATGGGCAATACATTCAATTAAATGAAGTCCTTGTAAGGGATGTTACGTTGCCACCTACGATTAAAGAAGCTATAGAACGTAAGCTAAAGCAAGAACAAGAATCTTTGGAATATGAATTTAGATTGGTAACAGCTTCCAAGGAAGCGGAAAAGGTTCGTATTGAAGCCCAAGGAAAGGCAGACGCCAACCGTATTTTAAGTGCCTCCCTAACGGATAAAATACTTCAGGACAAAGGAATAGATGCTACTTTAGAGCTTTCAAAATCTCCAAATTCAAAAGTTGTTATTGTTGGTAGTGGTGACTCTGGTTTACCATTGATTTTAGGAAATAACTAA